From a single Pseudomonas triticicola genomic region:
- a CDS encoding ABC transporter ATP-binding protein yields the protein MLYRRFEQLIDIFRDAPTASPPDRVWPFYVYYLKQVWPSFAALLVIGLFASLIEVALFSYLSRIIDLAQGTPNPNFFSDHALELTWMLVVALVLRPIFFALHDLLVHQTLSPGMTSMIRWQNHSYVLKQSLNFFQNDFAGRIAQRIMQTGNSLRDSAVQAVDALWHVVIYAISSLVLFAEADWRLMIPLLTWIVAYIGALYYFVPRVKERSVEASDARSKLMGRIVDGYTNIATLKLFAHTNFEQHYAKEAIEEQTVKAQMAGRVVTSMDVAITTMNGLLIVGTTALALWLWTQSLITVGAIALATGLVIRIVNMSGWIMWVVTGIFENIGMVQDGLRTISQPVSVTDREQAKPLAVASGEVRFEHVNFHYGKKRGIIGDLNLTIKPGEKIGLIGPSGAGKSTLVNLLLRLYDVEGGRILIDGQNIAEVGQESLRARIGMITQDTSLLHRSIRDNLLYGKPDATDAELWEAVHKARADEFIPLLSDAEGRSGFDAHVGERGVKLSGGQRQRIAIARVLLKDAPILIMDEATSALDSEVEAAIQESLETLMQGKTVIAIAHRLSTIARMDRLVVLENGKIAESGTHAELLAHRGLYARLWAHQTGGFVGID from the coding sequence ATGCTCTATCGCCGTTTCGAACAACTGATCGATATCTTCCGCGACGCCCCGACGGCGTCCCCGCCGGACCGCGTCTGGCCCTTCTACGTCTATTACCTGAAGCAGGTCTGGCCAAGTTTTGCTGCCCTGCTCGTCATCGGCCTGTTTGCCTCGTTGATCGAAGTAGCGTTGTTCAGTTACCTGAGCCGCATCATCGATCTGGCGCAGGGCACGCCCAACCCGAACTTCTTCAGTGACCACGCCCTCGAACTGACGTGGATGCTGGTGGTGGCCCTGGTGCTGCGGCCGATATTTTTCGCCCTCCACGACCTGCTGGTGCACCAGACCCTGAGCCCGGGCATGACCAGCATGATTCGCTGGCAGAACCACAGCTACGTACTCAAGCAGAGCCTGAATTTCTTCCAGAACGACTTCGCCGGGCGCATCGCCCAGCGCATCATGCAGACCGGCAACTCGCTGCGCGATTCTGCCGTGCAAGCGGTCGACGCGCTGTGGCACGTGGTGATCTATGCGATCAGTTCGCTGGTGCTGTTCGCCGAGGCCGACTGGCGCCTGATGATCCCGTTGCTGACCTGGATCGTCGCTTACATCGGCGCGCTGTATTACTTCGTGCCGCGCGTGAAAGAGCGTTCGGTGGAAGCCTCTGACGCGCGCTCGAAATTGATGGGGCGCATCGTCGATGGCTACACCAACATCGCCACGCTGAAATTGTTTGCCCACACCAACTTCGAACAGCACTACGCCAAGGAAGCCATCGAAGAACAGACCGTCAAAGCGCAAATGGCCGGTCGCGTGGTGACCAGCATGGACGTGGCGATTACTACCATGAACGGCCTGCTGATTGTCGGCACCACCGCGCTGGCATTGTGGCTGTGGACGCAGTCGCTGATCACCGTCGGCGCGATTGCCCTGGCCACCGGCTTGGTGATTCGTATCGTCAACATGTCCGGCTGGATCATGTGGGTGGTCACCGGCATTTTCGAAAACATCGGCATGGTCCAGGACGGTCTGCGCACCATCTCGCAACCGGTCAGCGTCACCGACCGCGAGCAGGCCAAACCGCTGGCCGTGGCCTCGGGCGAAGTGCGTTTCGAGCACGTGAATTTTCACTACGGCAAGAAGCGCGGGATCATCGGCGACCTCAATCTGACGATAAAACCGGGGGAGAAAATCGGCTTGATCGGCCCGTCCGGCGCCGGCAAATCTACCCTGGTCAACCTGTTGCTGCGCCTGTATGACGTCGAGGGCGGGCGCATCCTGATCGATGGGCAGAACATCGCCGAAGTCGGCCAGGAAAGCCTGCGCGCGCGGATCGGCATGATCACTCAGGACACCTCGCTGCTGCACCGCTCGATCCGCGACAACTTGCTTTACGGCAAACCGGATGCGACCGATGCCGAGCTGTGGGAGGCGGTGCACAAGGCTCGCGCTGACGAGTTCATTCCACTGCTGTCCGACGCTGAAGGCCGCAGCGGTTTCGATGCGCATGTCGGCGAGCGCGGGGTGAAATTGTCGGGCGGTCAGCGCCAGCGCATCGCGATTGCGCGGGTGCTGCTCAAGGACGCGCCGATCCTGATTATGGACGAAGCCACCTCGGCACTGGATTCGGAAGTCGAAGCGGCGATTCAGGAAAGCCTAGAGACCTTGATGCAGGGCAAAACCGTGATCGCCATCGCCCACCGTCTCTCGACCATCGCGCGCATGGACCGTCTGGTGGTGCTGGAAAACGGCAAGATCGCCGAGAGCGGCACCCACGCCGAACTGCTTGCGCATCGTGGTTTGTATGCACGGTTGTGGGCGCACCAGA
- a CDS encoding peptidylprolyl isomerase: protein MLKKLALAAGSVLFAANLMAATPAKAPHVLLDTTNGQIEIELDPVKAPISTKNFLEYVDSGFYNNTIFHRVIPGFMAQGGGFTQQMQQKETKAPIKNEASNGLHNVRGTLSMARTSNPDSATSQFFINVADNAFLDPGRDAGYAVFAKVVKGMDVVDIIVNSQTTTKQGMQNVPVDPVIIKSAKRID from the coding sequence ATGCTGAAAAAACTCGCCCTCGCCGCCGGCTCCGTACTGTTTGCCGCCAACCTGATGGCTGCTACCCCGGCCAAGGCGCCCCACGTGCTGCTGGACACCACCAACGGCCAGATCGAAATCGAACTGGACCCGGTCAAGGCACCGATCAGCACGAAGAACTTCCTTGAATACGTCGACAGCGGTTTCTACAACAACACCATTTTCCACCGCGTGATCCCGGGTTTCATGGCTCAGGGCGGCGGCTTCACCCAGCAGATGCAACAGAAAGAAACCAAGGCGCCGATCAAGAACGAGGCCAGCAATGGCCTGCACAACGTTCGTGGCACCCTGTCGATGGCGCGTACTTCCAACCCTGATTCGGCGACCAGCCAGTTCTTCATCAACGTTGCCGACAACGCATTCCTCGACCCGGGTCGCGACGCCGGTTACGCGGTGTTCGCCAAAGTGGTCAAGGGCATGGACGTCGTGGACATCATCGTCAACTCGCAGACCACCACCAAACAAGGCATGCAGAACGTGCCTGTCGACCCTGTGATCATCAAGTCGGCCAAGCGCATCGACTGA
- a CDS encoding alpha/beta fold hydrolase: MALKETYVKLLPDARLVVIDDSRHATPLDQPERFNHTLLDFLATADLHSQDH, encoded by the coding sequence GTGGCGTTAAAGGAAACCTATGTAAAACTGCTGCCGGATGCGCGGCTGGTGGTCATTGACGACTCGCGCCATGCCACCCCGCTCGATCAACCCGAACGCTTCAATCACACGCTGCTGGATTTTCTCGCCACAGCCGACCTTCACTCTCAGGATCACTGA
- a CDS encoding alpha/beta fold hydrolase: MAYFEHEGCNLHYEEYGHGAPLLLVHGLGSSTLDWEMQIPALAAHYRVIVPDIRGHGRSDKPRERYSIAAFSADLLALIEHLRLGPVHYVGLSMGGMIGFQLAVDQPQVLKSLTIVNSAPQVKLRSRDDYWQWFKRWSLMRLLSLETIGKALGSKLFPKPDRPTCDEKWPNAGQQTTNVLISPASMRSWAGAFRNDFPGCPVQRSSSAPTVTTRRWR, translated from the coding sequence ATGGCGTATTTCGAGCACGAAGGTTGCAACCTGCACTACGAGGAATATGGCCACGGTGCGCCGTTGCTGCTGGTTCACGGGCTCGGCTCGAGCACCCTGGACTGGGAAATGCAGATCCCCGCGCTGGCCGCGCACTACCGGGTGATCGTCCCGGACATTCGCGGCCACGGGCGCTCGGACAAACCCCGCGAGCGCTACAGCATCGCCGCATTCAGCGCCGACCTGCTGGCCTTGATCGAACACTTGCGCCTCGGCCCGGTGCACTACGTCGGGCTGTCGATGGGCGGAATGATCGGTTTTCAACTGGCCGTCGATCAGCCGCAGGTGCTCAAGAGCCTGACCATCGTCAACAGCGCACCACAGGTCAAATTGCGCAGCCGCGATGATTATTGGCAGTGGTTCAAGCGCTGGAGCCTGATGCGCCTGCTCAGCCTGGAAACCATTGGCAAAGCCCTCGGCAGCAAGCTTTTTCCCAAGCCGGACAGGCCGACCTGCGACGAAAAATGGCCGAACGCTGGGCAACAAACGACAAACGTGCTTATCTCGCCAGCTTCGATGCGATCGTGGGCTGGGGCGTTCAGGAACGACTTTCCCGGGTGTCCTGTCCAACGCTCGTCATCAGCGCCGACCGTGACTACACGCCGGTGGCGTTAA